CCCTTGAACATGATGTCGGGATGCAGGGGGCGGCATACGATCTCGCCGGCCTGCCCGGGCGGCAGCGGATTGTCCTGGTCGTCGAAGATGCGCACGTCGAACTCGGGTGCGCGCCGCCCCGACGAGCCCGGAGGAACCGGCTCGCCGGCCGGCACCGACGTGATCAGCGCCTCCGTCAGGCCGTAGGCGTTGGAGCCGATGTGCCGCGCACCGAAGCGGGTGCGCCAGATCGCCTTGATGTCCTCCGTGAACGGATTGCCCTTGACCGTGTGGATCTGGCCGAAGCAGCGCTTCATCGCGTCATTGTCTGGCGCCTGTGCCAGCAGCGTACCCAGGGCGCCCAGGATGGACACCACGGTGGCCCCGGATGCCTCCACGGCAGGCCAGAAGCCACTGACCGAGAACCGTGGAGCGATCGAGATCGTTCCGCCCACAAGCAGCGTGGACACCACGCCCGTCGCGATCGCGTTCATGTGGAACAGTGGCAACGGGGTCCACAGCACGTCGTCCGGACCGAACGGCGCAGCCCGCAGAAGCAGGCGCGCCACATGGCACATCTGGTTGCCGCTGATCATGCAGCCTTTGGAAGGCCCCGTTGTCCCGGACGTGTAGATCAGGGCGTTGAGCGCGGCCGGGTCAGGCAGTTCTGCCAGGGGAGTGGTGTCGTGCCCTCGGTGATCGTCAAGGCTTTCGATGGAAAAACCAACGTCTGGATAGCCATCCTCCAACACTCCACGCACCAACAGGCGCCGAATGCCTTGAAGATGCCCGGCCACCTCGAACAGGCGCGGCGCATAGGCCGCGTCGCACACCAGGATTTCAGCCCCCGAGTCGGCCACTTGGTGGCGCAAGAACTCACCCTTGAGTGCCGTGTTCAACGGAACGCTCACGGCGGACAGCTTGTTGAGCGCGATCCATAGAACCACGGCGTCGAGGTGATTGTCGAACAGCGAGGTGACGGTGGCGCCGGCCTTCACTCCCAATGCCTGCAGCGCATGGGCCAT
This DNA window, taken from Comamonas testosteroni TK102, encodes the following:
- a CDS encoding AMP-binding protein, which codes for MSKDIDSAPGWTPGLRDTPVAALARAVLAHPNKILFDFSGEKTTYAEFDALTNRMAHALQALGVKAGATVTSLFDNHLDAVVLWIALNKLSAVSVPLNTALKGEFLRHQVADSGAEILVCDAAYAPRLFEVAGHLQGIRRLLVRGVLEDGYPDVGFSIESLDDHRGHDTTPLAELPDPAALNALIYTSGTTGPSKGCMISGNQMCHVARLLLRAAPFGPDDVLWTPLPLFHMNAIATGVVSTLLVGGTISIAPRFSVSGFWPAVEASGATVVSILGALGTLLAQAPDNDAMKRCFGQIHTVKGNPFTEDIKAIWRTRFGARHIGSNAYGLTEALITSVPAGEPVPPGSSGRRAPEFDVRIFDDQDNPLPPGQAGEIVCRPLHPDIMFKGYWRRAEDTQKVMGNMWFHTGDIGKFDEAGFFYFVDRKKDYLRRRGENISSFEMESAILQHPDIEQVAVHAVRSNLGEDDLKVTAKRVAGAQLTEEALCRWMVDRVPYYAVPRYIEFRVELPVNPQGRVLKYQLRDEGVTPGTWDIESSTIKVQR